In Trifolium pratense cultivar HEN17-A07 linkage group LG7, ARS_RC_1.1, whole genome shotgun sequence, a genomic segment contains:
- the LOC123898149 gene encoding LOB domain-containing protein 25-like, which produces MASSSSYNSPCAACKFLRRKCMPGCIFAPYFPPEEPQKFANVHKIFGASNVTKILNELLPHQREDAVNSLAYEAEARVRDPVYGCVGAISFLQRQVQRLQKELDSANADLLRFAYNDSSLPPLPPLVVPASFHHHHHHQQLTPQRQLQFGSRFGNGGNIDGSGFYSFPYAIPWNDTSSDDLSGGVGGRGGGVGGGNL; this is translated from the coding sequence ATGGCATCATCAAGCTCATACAATTCACCATGTGCAGCCTGCAAATTTCTTCGTCGAAAATGCATGCCAGGTTGCATTTTCGCACCATACTTTCCACCAGAAGAGCCACAAAAATTCGCAAACGTTCACAAGATCTTTGGCGCAAGCAACGTGACAAAGATCCTCAACGAACTCCTCCCTCACCAAAGAGAAGATGCAGTGAATTCACTTGCTTATGAAGCGGAAGCGCGCGTGAGGGATCCGGTTTATGGCTGTGTTGGTGCTATTTCTTTCCTTCAGAGACAAGTTCAACGGCTTCAAAAAGAACTTGATTCTGCTAATGCGGATCTTCTTCGATTTGCTTACAATGATTCATCTCTTCCACCTCTTCCTCCTCTTGTTGTTCCGGCTTcgtttcatcatcatcatcatcatcaacaattaaCACCTCAGAGACAATTACAGTTTGGTTCAAGATTTGGTAATGGTGGTAATATTGATGGAAGTGGTTTTTACTCTTTTCCTTATGCTATTCCATGGAATGATACCTCTTCTGATGATTTAAGTGGAGGTGTAGGAGGAAGAGGAGGAGGTGTAGGAGGAGGTAATTTGTGA